TACACTCAACTGGTAGAAATCAAAACCGCTATCTGTCAGGTAGTAGTCAAACGTCGGGTTCACTGCGACGGGCAGGGCAGGAATGCCCAGACGCACGTCGAGGCCGAGAAAGACCTCTTCAACATCTCCGAGAACGTCGGCTCCAAGGCGCGGCCCGATGTCGATGGTCGTGCCCTGACCAACAGATGGAACAGACAACAGAAACGAGAGGCCTACGGCAGCGACCAGAATACGTGGCTTGAACATGGGATTAATGGTGGGATTGTTGGTGGGATTACAGATACTTGAGCCAGGCCGGGAAAGGCCCGCGCAAAGTTAGTCGAACAGGAGAACGATTACAACGTGCATCACGCGCGGTTAGACCACGTCCACCCGCACCACGCTTAACCGATTTCATGCGCCGGCCAGCACACCCCTTTGGTCCATCTCTATCAGTCTCGCGATCCGCTCATTCGTCGGCGGATGCGTTGAGAAGAGCTTGGCGAAACCAGCCATCGCGCCAGAGAATGGATTCACGATGAACATGTGGGCGGTTGCCTGCGACCCGTTCATCTGAACACGCTGTGCGCCCGCCTGAAGCTGCTCCAGCGCGGAAGCCAGCGCACGAGGCTTCTCGCAGATCGCGGCACCGTCCCGGTCGGCTGCAAACTCGCGGGTCCGGGAGATCGTCATCTGGATTAGCATCGCGGCAATCGGCGCCAGAATCAACATCAAGATCCCTCCCAGCGCACCGCCACGATCGCGATTGCCTCCCATGAAGAACCCGAAACGTGCCACCATTGTGATGCCCGTCGCGATGCCCGCCGCCACCGACGACGTCAGTATGTCACGGTTCTTGACGTGCGCAAGCTCGTGCGCAATCACACCCTCCAGCTCGTCCTTGTCCAGCAGTCGGACGATTCCGTTCGTCACCGCCACAGCGGCATGCTTCGGATTCCGACCCGTGGCAAACGCATTTGGCTGATCGGATGGAACCACGTACACCCTGGGCATGGGAAGCTGCGCCCGCTGGCGAAGTCTGTCAACCATATCATACAACTCCGGCGCCT
This DNA window, taken from Rhodothermales bacterium, encodes the following:
- the htpX gene encoding zinc metalloprotease HtpX — its product is MTNGLRTAALMAVMMVLFVLVGDAIGGRSGMIMAFGFALLMNFGSYWFSDKIVLKMYRATEVGRGEAPELYDMVDRLRQRAQLPMPRVYVVPSDQPNAFATGRNPKHAAVAVTNGIVRLLDKDELEGVIAHELAHVKNRDILTSSVAAGIATGITMVARFGFFMGGNRDRGGALGGILMLILAPIAAMLIQMTISRTREFAADRDGAAICEKPRALASALEQLQAGAQRVQMNGSQATAHMFIVNPFSGAMAGFAKLFSTHPPTNERIARLIEMDQRGVLAGA